From Candidatus Omnitrophota bacterium, a single genomic window includes:
- the purB gene encoding adenylosuccinate lyase — MIERYSRPEMSKIWTDENKFQKMLDVEILACEAFAELGFVPKDAVEVIKEKAGFDVDRINEIEKKTNHDVVAFIKNLSENIGGEAKYLHFGLTSSDVLDTGLSIMMCEAMDLLIEGAEKLRTALRNRAIEHKYTPMMGRSHGVHAEPTSFGLKMALFYKEVERDIVRMKSARDIIAYGKISGSVGTFANVEPFVEEYICERLGLRPARVSSQILQRDRHAEYLTTIAIVGATLEKIALEVRGLQKTEIGEVQEYFAKGQTGSSSMPHKKNPIICERITGLARVLRGNALAAIENVALWHERDISHSSVERIIVPDSTILLDYMLDKTTMLVEKLVVNKEKMLENIGQTKGMIFSQRLMLELIKRGATRMEAYDFVQALALRSYETGKGFKELAVGSKDFQKYMTKEEISDCFELDYHLQHVDHVFKKAGIEG, encoded by the coding sequence ATGATAGAAAGATACTCACGCCCGGAAATGTCGAAGATATGGACGGATGAGAACAAATTCCAGAAGATGCTGGATGTCGAGATATTGGCCTGCGAGGCATTTGCCGAACTAGGGTTCGTTCCTAAGGACGCGGTCGAGGTCATAAAGGAAAAAGCCGGGTTCGATGTGGACCGGATAAACGAGATCGAAAAAAAGACCAATCACGACGTCGTCGCGTTCATTAAGAACCTTTCGGAGAACATAGGCGGAGAAGCTAAATACCTGCATTTTGGGCTTACCTCGAGCGACGTGCTTGATACAGGCCTTTCTATCATGATGTGTGAGGCGATGGACCTTTTGATAGAGGGAGCGGAAAAGCTGAGAACGGCGCTGAGGAACAGGGCTATCGAGCATAAATATACCCCTATGATGGGGAGGTCGCACGGAGTGCATGCCGAACCTACTTCTTTCGGTCTTAAAATGGCCCTTTTTTACAAAGAGGTGGAAAGGGACATAGTCCGTATGAAGAGTGCCAGGGACATCATAGCTTATGGGAAGATCTCCGGGTCCGTGGGGACTTTCGCGAACGTCGAGCCGTTCGTTGAGGAATATATATGCGAAAGACTTGGGTTAAGACCAGCCAGGGTATCGAGCCAGATATTGCAGCGCGACAGGCACGCCGAATATCTTACCACGATAGCTATAGTCGGGGCGACCCTGGAAAAGATCGCGCTGGAAGTGAGGGGCCTGCAAAAGACGGAGATCGGGGAGGTCCAGGAATATTTCGCGAAGGGACAGACAGGATCATCGAGCATGCCCCACAAGAAGAACCCCATAATATGTGAGAGGATAACCGGGCTTGCCAGGGTGCTAAGGGGCAACGCGCTGGCCGCCATAGAGAACGTGGCGTTATGGCATGAAAGGGATATATCACATTCTTCCGTGGAAAGGATCATAGTCCCGGATTCCACCATACTGTTGGACTATATGCTGGATAAGACTACCATGCTTGTCGAGAAATTGGTCGTTAACAAGGAAAAAATGCTTGAGAACATAGGCCAGACCAAGGGCATGATCTTTTCCCAACGGCTTATGCTGGAACTTATCAAGAGGGGGGCGACCAGGATGGAGGCCTATGATTTCGTACAGGCCCTGGCGCTCAGGTCCTACGAGACGGGAAAAGGGTTCAAGGAGCTGGCTGTTGGCAGCAAGGACTTCCAGAAATATATGACAAAAGAAGAGATATCGGATTGTTTCGAGCTGGACTATCATCTCCAGCATGTGGATCACGTATTCAAGAAAGCAGGGATCGAGGGATGA